TCCGGCACCAGGGCATCCCACGTGCGCGGACCAATATCGGACAGGCTTTCCAGACGTTGCAGCGGCATTGACACCCTCTCGACTTCTTCGCGTAACAGCCCGGCGAGTATCGCCTATCGCCCGCCATTACACATCCGTCAAAACCGCCTGACAGGGTTCTGGATCAAAAGTTCATACGGTCTTTGTATCGTCATCGAGACGCCATCACTTTGCCACCGCTCTGTAATAAACCATCGCGATACTGGCGCCAGTTTTTAGAGCGTCGGGTTCTACCCGGCCACTGTTTCCGTCCCTCAACGGTCGGTTGTGTCCCGGATGGCTCAGTCATCCCCTTACATCTTCGGAGATTGATATGCGTCTTGCTTCCACGAAAACTGCGGCGGCCCTGTGTGGCGGTCTGCTGCTGGCCATGAGTGTTCCGGCCAGTGCCGCAGTCGACGCCAAACTGCTCGACATGCTTAAGGCAAACGGCTCGATTACCAATGCGCAATACAGCGAACTGCAAGCCGAGCTGGCCAGGGATCAAAAAGATCAGCAAATCGCCCGTCAGGCTCAGCAAGAGACCAACGAGCAGATCGCGGCCACCGCGAAGAAAACCAATGAGCTGAGCACCTTCGACCAGAAACTGGCCTGGGCTGCCAAGACCCAATTCAAGGGCGACGTGCGTTTCCGTCAGGAAACGGTCAAGAACGATGGTGTCTCGAACAACCGGGACCAGGACCGTCAGCGCGTTCGTGCCCGTCTGGGTGCCTATACCGAAATCAACCCGCAAGTCGACACCGGTATCCGTATCGCCACCGGCAACAACGACGACGCGCGCTCCACCAACCAGAGCCTGGACAACTACTTCGACAAGAAGTCGATCTGGCTGGACCAGGGTTACGTCGACTACCACCCGGACGCGATCAAGAACCTGCACATCGTTGGCGGCAAGATGCCACAGCAATGGGTGAGCATGGGCGACATCATCTGGGATAGCGACATCAGCCCTGAAGGTCTGTCCGTGTCGTATAAATACCCGCTGGGCGCCAGCACCGAGGTGTTCGGTAGCGCCGGCCACTACACCCTCAAGGACAACGTCGACGGCGACGGCGTGCAGTTCAAGCACGACTTGCGTCTGTACGCCGGCCAGTTGGGCGCGCGCTTCGCCCTCACCGACAACCTGAAACTGACTCTGGGTGGCAGCGTCTACGGCTACGACAACGACGACGACATCACCGCCGGCGGCACCAGCATCCCGTCCGTACTGGCCACCAACGGCAACACCCCGAACGAGCAATTCAAACTGTACGAAGGCTTTGGTCAGATCGACATCACCGGCCTGCCACTGCCGCTCTCGCTGTACGGTCAGTACGTCAACAACAAAGACGCCAGCAACGATCAGGATTCTGCCTGGCTGGCCGGTGTAAAGACCAAGTTCTATGGCTTCGCCGTGGACTACAACTACCGCGACGTGCAGCGTAACGCCGTGGTCGGCGCCTTCACCGACTCCGACTTCGCCAACGGTTTCACCGGTTCGCGTGGCAGCAAGTTGAAAGTGAGTTACGAGCTGGACAAGAACTTCGCCCTGGGCGCGACGTACTTCATGGCTAACTCTGACTACACCAACGCCAACCTCAAGGATTCGGACATCAACACTCTGCAATTGGACGCCGAAGCCAAGTTCTAAGCAGTACCGCTCCACGCCTCAGGTCATGGACGCTTGAGGCGCTTTACAGTCTGGCGTGGATGGATCGATCCCCATCATCCGTTCGATGCATCCACGCCGGCCTGCTTCTGTCCCCTGCGATAACGCCACGACTTTACGGAATGTCCTTGCGACGCTCCGCAGCGAGACGTTCGGCGAGTGCATCGACCTCCGGCACAGCTTCCTCCGGCAAGACGCGCAGCGTCTGCTGCATCAAACGCATCTGACGAATGAACCGCCGGCAATTGGGGCAGAACATTAAATGATGCCGCACCAGCAACTTCTCCCGAAAGCTCAACTGGCCATCGAGATAATCACTGGCACGTGCCACTTGCTCCTTACAGGTCAGCATTCGCCGGTTTCCTCAAAATGCTCCACGGTCGCAAAGACCTTCAACCGTGCCCGATGCAGCAGCACGCGAACATTGGAGAGCGAGATGTCCAGAAGATTACAGATGTCTTCCAGTTCCAGTCCCTGACGCTCGCGCAACAGCAAGACGCTGCGTTGCAGTTCCGACAGGCTGAGCAACGTGTGTTCGAGACATTCGCGCAACTCGCGTTCGGTGAGCAACGCCTCCGGGGTGTCCTGGTGCCAGGCGAACGGTGCCACCAGCCAGTGGCCATCAGCGGACGAAAAACGATCATCATCAATCGTGCCATGGGGCGATGGAAGGTCATCAAGCAGCACCTCGCGACAGTTCTGCTTGTAACGGCCCTTCGCCGCATTGGCGGTGATGGTCAGCAACCAGGTCTTGAGGCTCGAACGCGCCTCGAACTTGCTCAGATTACGCACGACCGACAGCCACGCATCCTGCACCACTTCGTCAGCATGCCGGTTGCCGACGATCGCATAAGCGACTGCACGCATCGGGCTCTGGTAAGTGCTGACCAACTCTTTGAAGGCTTGTTGTTCACCTGCCAGCAATCTTTGCAGCAGTTGCGCGTCGTCAGCCGCCATTCACAAACCCCTTGTCCTGACCTCGAAAAATGAATCAGCAGGGCGTCGCCGTCGGCAACGTCCTGCTGTCATTTCCGAAAACTACAGCGTCCCGACTGCTTCGGCTGTAGGAAAAACCAGCGCAAATCAACGGAAATAGCGACAGCCTTTCCCTCAACGCTTGCGTAACAGCACGCTACCAATCGAGTAACCCGCGCCGAACGAACTGAGCACGGCCAGGGAACCGGCGGGCAGATCATCCTGATGCTTGTGAAAGGAAATCACCGACCCGGCGGAGCTGGTGTTGGCGTAGGTGTCGAGAATCACCGGGGCTTCTTCTTCGGTGGCTTCGCGGCCCAGCAGTTTCTTCACGATCAGGTGGTTCATGCTGAGGTTGGCCTGGTGCAACCAGAAACGTTTCACGTCACTGACGTTGAGCTTGTTCTCTTCCAGGTGCGTAGCGATCAGCTCGGCCACCATCGGGCAGACGTCGCGGAACACCTTGCGGCCTTCCTGCACGAACAGTTTGTCCTTGGCTCCGATGCCCTCTTCCGCCGCGCGGTTGAGGAAGCCGAAGTTGTTGCGAATATTGTTGGAGAACTTGGTCAGCAGTTTGGTGCTGACGATGTCGAACTGGTACGGGGAGGTCGCCAGGTCGGCACGCTCAATGATCACCGCCGTCGCCGCGTCGCCAAAAATGAAGTGGCTGTCACGGTCGCGGAAGTTCAAGTGACCGGTGCAAACTTCCGGGTTGACCATCAGGATTGCCCGGGCCTGGCCCAGTTGCACGCTGTTGGCGGCCGCCTGGATACCGAAGGTCGCCGAGGAGCAAGCCACGTTCATGTCGAAACCAAAGCCCTGGATACCCAGCGCTTCCTGGACTTCGATGGCGATGGCCGGGTAGGCGCGCTGCAGGTTGGAGCACGCCACAATGACGCCGTCGATGTCGGCGGCGGTCTTGCCGGCACGCTGCAAGGCCTGTTCGGCCGCGCCGATGGCCATCTGGCAAAGCACCGACCATTCGTCGTTGGAACGCTCAGGCAGACGCGGCGCCATGCGTTGCGGGTCGAGGATGCCATCCTTGTCCATCACAAAGCGGCTTTTGATACCGGAAGCTTTTTCGATAAACGCAGCGCTGGATTCGGTCAACGCTTCGACTTCGCCACGGGCGATGGCGTCGGCGTTATCGGCGTTGAATTGCGCGACGTAAGCGTTGAAAGACTGCACCAGCTCTTCATTGGAGATGCTGTTGGCCGGGGTGTACAGGCCGGTGCCGCTGATGACGACGTTATGCATGGTCGTTTCTCTAATCTGTTCAGGCAGAAAGCGTTGGCACCGACGTACCAACACACAAAGGGTCTGTTCCCGTCACGGAAAGCACACCTGGCATCGCTTTATTCCGTACCGCCCGAACCTTGAGAGGCTCAAAACTGCGGGACCGGCGTTTATAGGCGCGAAGTTTGCCATAAACATTGGGTTTTGGCGCCATTTTGCTCGATGACTCCCACCTGCCAGGCAATACAAAAACCTGTGGGAGCGAGCCTGCTCGTGATGGGGCCATCACCTCCAACATCTATGTCGACTGTGATGCCGCCAGCGCGAGCAGGCTCGCTCCCACAGGTATTGCACAAGTCTCGGGGTCAGGGTTCGACCTGGGTCCATTGCTTGTTCAGGCGCTTGTCGGAGATTGGCACTTTGGTCCCCAGTTGCTGGGCGAACAGCGAAACCCGGTATTCCTCCAGCCACCAGCGATAGAGCTCCAGTTGCGGATCGCGCTTGCCTTCCTGGGCGTGTTTGTTGGCGCGGGTCTGGTATTGGGTCCAGAGACCGGACAGTTCGCCACTCCAGACCCGATCCCTCTGCACCTGTGCACCAATCTTCTCGAAGCGTTGCTCGACAGCCTTCAGGTAACGCGGCAATTCCTTGAGCCACTGCATCGGCGTCT
This region of Pseudomonas mandelii genomic DNA includes:
- a CDS encoding anti-sigma factor family protein, which gives rise to MLTCKEQVARASDYLDGQLSFREKLLVRHHLMFCPNCRRFIRQMRLMQQTLRVLPEEAVPEVDALAERLAAERRKDIP
- a CDS encoding putative porin, which codes for MRLASTKTAAALCGGLLLAMSVPASAAVDAKLLDMLKANGSITNAQYSELQAELARDQKDQQIARQAQQETNEQIAATAKKTNELSTFDQKLAWAAKTQFKGDVRFRQETVKNDGVSNNRDQDRQRVRARLGAYTEINPQVDTGIRIATGNNDDARSTNQSLDNYFDKKSIWLDQGYVDYHPDAIKNLHIVGGKMPQQWVSMGDIIWDSDISPEGLSVSYKYPLGASTEVFGSAGHYTLKDNVDGDGVQFKHDLRLYAGQLGARFALTDNLKLTLGGSVYGYDNDDDITAGGTSIPSVLATNGNTPNEQFKLYEGFGQIDITGLPLPLSLYGQYVNNKDASNDQDSAWLAGVKTKFYGFAVDYNYRDVQRNAVVGAFTDSDFANGFTGSRGSKLKVSYELDKNFALGATYFMANSDYTNANLKDSDINTLQLDAEAKF
- a CDS encoding RNA polymerase sigma factor, with protein sequence MAADDAQLLQRLLAGEQQAFKELVSTYQSPMRAVAYAIVGNRHADEVVQDAWLSVVRNLSKFEARSSLKTWLLTITANAAKGRYKQNCREVLLDDLPSPHGTIDDDRFSSADGHWLVAPFAWHQDTPEALLTERELRECLEHTLLSLSELQRSVLLLRERQGLELEDICNLLDISLSNVRVLLHRARLKVFATVEHFEETGEC
- a CDS encoding beta-ketoacyl-ACP synthase III, coding for MHNVVISGTGLYTPANSISNEELVQSFNAYVAQFNADNADAIARGEVEALTESSAAFIEKASGIKSRFVMDKDGILDPQRMAPRLPERSNDEWSVLCQMAIGAAEQALQRAGKTAADIDGVIVACSNLQRAYPAIAIEVQEALGIQGFGFDMNVACSSATFGIQAAANSVQLGQARAILMVNPEVCTGHLNFRDRDSHFIFGDAATAVIIERADLATSPYQFDIVSTKLLTKFSNNIRNNFGFLNRAAEEGIGAKDKLFVQEGRKVFRDVCPMVAELIATHLEENKLNVSDVKRFWLHQANLSMNHLIVKKLLGREATEEEAPVILDTYANTSSAGSVISFHKHQDDLPAGSLAVLSSFGAGYSIGSVLLRKR